The following proteins are encoded in a genomic region of Desulfosporosinus youngiae DSM 17734:
- a CDS encoding ATP-binding cassette domain-containing protein: MEVFEQPVLSIRNLNKQYGSGCVSCRDSKRNNLLKNYCPACGTVYACRDIRFEVYGGEILGIVGESGSGKSTLMDCLYFDQGVSSGEVYISSHKDGKANVLAELSQQKRYIRNHRMGKVYQNPRMGLKMNVSSIGNIAEKLISAGNRRVGTMEERGKKLLEHVNIPVYRMKEAPKNFSGGMQQRVQIAKALSNNPSLLLLDEVTTGLDLSVQASVLDLIKSIQRELKITVVIVSHDLGVIRMLADRTIVMLDGRIIEQGLTDQILEDPQHPYTQQLVQSLL; encoded by the coding sequence ATGGAAGTTTTTGAACAGCCTGTCTTGTCTATCCGCAATCTAAATAAACAATATGGCAGCGGGTGTGTGTCCTGCAGAGATTCAAAAAGAAACAATCTGCTAAAAAATTATTGTCCTGCCTGCGGTACGGTCTACGCCTGCAGGGATATCCGGTTTGAGGTGTATGGGGGAGAAATATTAGGAATTGTCGGTGAAAGCGGCAGCGGCAAGTCAACCTTAATGGATTGTCTGTATTTCGACCAGGGGGTAAGCAGCGGAGAGGTTTATATTAGCTCCCACAAGGACGGAAAAGCGAATGTCTTGGCAGAATTGTCCCAACAAAAACGATATATAAGAAATCATAGGATGGGAAAAGTCTACCAGAATCCGCGTATGGGTTTAAAGATGAACGTTTCATCCATTGGCAATATCGCCGAGAAACTAATTTCTGCCGGAAACAGGCGTGTCGGAACGATGGAAGAGAGAGGAAAAAAATTACTGGAGCACGTCAACATACCGGTTTACCGTATGAAAGAAGCTCCCAAGAACTTCTCAGGCGGAATGCAGCAGAGGGTTCAAATTGCTAAAGCATTATCCAATAATCCCTCCCTGCTCCTGCTCGATGAAGTAACAACGGGGCTGGATTTGTCGGTACAAGCCAGTGTCCTTGATTTAATCAAGAGTATCCAGAGAGAGTTGAAGATTACAGTAGTCATTGTTTCCCATGATTTAGGCGTGATTAGAATGCTGGCGGACCGAACCATTGTGATGTTGGATGGAAGGATTATTGAACAAGGTTTGACCGACCAGATCCTGGAAGATCCTCAGCATCCTTATACACAGCAGTTAGTACAATCCCTCCTTTAA
- a CDS encoding alpha-D-ribose 1-methylphosphonate 5-phosphate C-P-lyase PhnJ — MNNKYNFAFFDEGSKREIRRATLKAIAIPGYQVPFASREMPIARGWGTGGLQLTLSLVGKEDVLKVIDQGSDESVNAVNIKKLIAATTGIAVTNETSEASIIQSRHRIPEIPLQTGQILVLQVPLPEPLRYYEPSEYETKKLHAEQEYSGGWLMLFEQIMNYGTTSTGADHPVMVHNRYVMAPSPIPRFDNPKLNSSPALILLGAGREKKVYAVPPYTKVVSLDFEDYPFEVESFRDKCCRLCGAEGVFLDEILNDATGETFYQCNDSSYCLQKLNQNQEDEGA; from the coding sequence ATGAATAACAAGTATAATTTTGCCTTTTTTGACGAAGGGTCAAAACGGGAAATTAGACGAGCGACTTTAAAAGCGATTGCTATTCCCGGGTACCAGGTTCCATTCGCTTCAAGAGAGATGCCCATTGCCAGAGGTTGGGGAACGGGAGGACTTCAGTTGACCCTTTCCCTTGTGGGCAAAGAGGATGTTCTTAAAGTCATCGACCAAGGCTCAGATGAATCCGTTAATGCCGTCAATATTAAGAAGCTCATTGCCGCGACAACCGGTATCGCAGTAACCAACGAAACATCAGAAGCAAGCATTATTCAATCAAGACATAGAATACCGGAAATCCCACTGCAAACTGGTCAGATTCTCGTTCTTCAGGTACCGCTGCCAGAACCCTTGAGATATTATGAGCCGAGTGAATATGAAACTAAAAAGCTTCATGCCGAACAAGAGTATAGTGGCGGATGGCTCATGCTATTTGAGCAAATCATGAACTATGGAACAACATCAACGGGTGCAGACCATCCGGTTATGGTTCATAACAGGTATGTTATGGCTCCCAGCCCTATCCCGAGATTTGATAATCCTAAGCTGAATAGTTCTCCGGCATTGATACTTTTAGGTGCGGGCCGTGAAAAGAAGGTGTATGCTGTGCCACCCTATACAAAGGTTGTATCACTTGATTTTGAAGATTATCCTTTTGAAGTTGAATCATTCCGGGATAAGTGCTGCAGATTGTGTGGGGCGGAAGGAGTATTTCTAGATGAAATACTGAATGATGCAACGGGTGAAACCTTTTATCAATGCAACGATTCCAGCTATTGTTTGCAGAAATTGAACCAAAATCAAGAGGATGAGGGAGCGTAA
- a CDS encoding carbon-phosphorus lyase complex subunit PhnI, with amino-acid sequence MGYVAIKGGTSAIEESIKRLKYERLKKGIVLDCDRIEGGMRCLIDQVMSESSLYDETLAALAIKQAEGSPEEAVFLMRAYRSTLPRKHYSRTLEGSDMLVERRISASFKDIPGGQILGAANDYTHRLIDFKLSEETDQEVINWVRDYAWESGCDEETADLANLPKVLDYLREEGLISACENDDSEPDDVTKESLQFPASRSERLQILTRGQTGAVAALGYAALRSYGALHPTVGELRIGNLPIYVDNPFDERNEDGEAYYIGEIKLTEVETVFPKDVQRLNGQKEIEFSLGYGICYGQNETKAIAMSILDHCLETGNQEYPTHNEEFVLLHIDSVESTGFISHLKLPHYVTFQSKLDSVRKSKSENTVKTIRS; translated from the coding sequence ATGGGCTATGTAGCAATAAAAGGTGGAACTTCTGCTATTGAAGAGTCCATCAAACGACTTAAATATGAACGGCTGAAAAAGGGCATAGTTTTGGATTGTGACAGAATTGAAGGGGGCATGCGCTGTCTGATTGACCAGGTTATGTCGGAAAGCAGTCTCTACGATGAGACTCTGGCAGCGCTGGCGATTAAGCAGGCCGAAGGAAGTCCTGAGGAAGCAGTCTTTCTCATGAGGGCCTATCGTTCGACCTTGCCGCGCAAGCATTATTCGCGGACGCTTGAGGGCTCAGATATGCTGGTGGAACGAAGAATATCGGCAAGTTTTAAAGACATTCCCGGTGGACAGATCTTAGGTGCGGCCAATGATTATACTCATCGCTTAATCGACTTTAAGTTAAGCGAAGAAACAGACCAAGAGGTCATTAACTGGGTACGCGACTATGCCTGGGAAAGTGGATGTGACGAAGAAACGGCTGATTTAGCCAATCTCCCTAAAGTTTTGGATTATCTGCGGGAGGAAGGTCTGATTTCAGCTTGTGAAAATGATGATAGCGAGCCCGACGATGTTACGAAAGAGAGTTTGCAGTTTCCTGCCAGCCGCAGTGAGAGACTTCAGATTTTAACGCGGGGGCAGACGGGTGCTGTTGCTGCATTAGGGTATGCAGCCCTGCGCAGTTATGGGGCACTGCATCCGACGGTAGGAGAATTACGGATTGGAAACCTGCCCATCTATGTTGATAATCCCTTCGACGAACGGAATGAGGACGGAGAGGCTTATTATATCGGAGAAATCAAACTGACTGAAGTAGAGACGGTGTTTCCGAAAGATGTTCAAAGATTAAATGGGCAAAAAGAGATTGAGTTCAGCTTGGGGTATGGAATTTGTTATGGACAAAATGAAACTAAGGCGATTGCCATGAGTATCTTGGACCATTGTCTGGAAACAGGTAATCAAGAGTACCCGACTCATAACGAGGAATTTGTCCTTTTGCATATTGACTCGGTTGAATCGACAGGTTTTATTTCCCATCTTAAGTTACCTCACTATGTGACCTTTCAGTCTAAACTTGACAGTGTCCGTAAGTCAAAAAGCGAGAACACTGTGAAAACCATTAGGAGCTGA
- the phnH gene encoding phosphonate C-P lyase system protein PhnH yields the protein MKLDLVHDIQAAYRKTLDSMSRPGLISNIRNQADKVNIESGCLNSTLVMVMMLLDTEVKFKVYSEREAEINKLINQLTYAKATEAESANYILVLKDSKPEDFEKAFRKAYPGDLLDPHAAATIIVEAESLSNDRMLTLTGPGIANERYINVKTIDDWVDLRSEKNSEYPLGIDLIFTDPNDNILCLPRTTQILKQVVQ from the coding sequence ATGAAACTCGATTTAGTTCATGATATACAAGCAGCTTATCGTAAAACGCTGGATTCGATGTCAAGGCCGGGCTTGATCAGTAATATCCGTAATCAGGCAGACAAGGTGAATATAGAGAGTGGTTGTTTAAATTCAACCTTAGTGATGGTAATGATGCTATTAGATACCGAAGTGAAGTTTAAGGTGTATTCCGAACGCGAAGCCGAAATTAATAAGCTCATTAACCAGTTAACCTATGCTAAAGCGACAGAAGCTGAGAGTGCAAATTATATTCTGGTTTTGAAGGATTCTAAACCAGAGGATTTTGAGAAGGCCTTTAGAAAGGCCTATCCGGGAGATTTGCTGGACCCTCATGCAGCAGCAACTATTATCGTTGAAGCGGAATCTCTAAGCAATGATCGAATGCTAACCTTAACAGGTCCGGGCATCGCAAATGAACGCTATATTAATGTAAAGACGATAGATGATTGGGTAGATTTACGGTCTGAGAAAAATTCTGAATATCCCTTGGGAATCGATCTTATCTTTACGGATCCAAACGACAACATTTTATGTCTTCCGCGTACAACACAAATCCTCAAACAGGTGGTTCAATAG
- the phnG gene encoding phosphonate C-P lyase system protein PhnG: MIRNKRTEILIKGSAEVSGKLAQEIKTGYDVKIIEEPNTSLVMVKVRESAKRSLFYLGEILITECKVMINESLGIGMVKGHEPALAYNLAMIDAAYNANLPQTKAWTEILLREEACINEECEGLKNKVLKTKVNFDTMKV, translated from the coding sequence ATGATTAGGAATAAAAGAACTGAGATATTAATCAAAGGTTCGGCAGAGGTTTCAGGAAAGTTAGCCCAAGAAATAAAAACCGGCTATGATGTAAAGATCATTGAGGAACCCAATACGAGTCTGGTGATGGTTAAAGTGCGGGAAAGTGCTAAACGAAGTTTATTCTACTTAGGTGAGATATTGATTACGGAATGTAAGGTTATGATCAATGAATCCTTAGGAATCGGTATGGTCAAGGGACATGAACCCGCACTTGCCTACAATCTGGCAATGATTGATGCAGCATATAATGCGAATTTACCACAGACAAAGGCTTGGACAGAGATTTTATTGCGGGAAGAAGCCTGCATTAATGAAGAATGTGAAGGGCTAAAGAACAAAGTCCTCAAAACAAAAGTCAACTTTGACACTATGAAGGTTTAG
- a CDS encoding GntR family transcriptional regulator has product MSNSIEIADKLVSQILSGKYNPHDKLPSENEAADQYQVPRTTARKAYERLEELGYIYKKQGKGSYVKDRNKQIELVLSGDVSFSQKMIEKGYDFQSETLFCREINYIKKIYNYLETEQEERVFKIGRLRYIEQQPIALHISYVAKSVFNDIDAVGMEISSMFKYYNSKGYTEFCSKPSILSVSLPTKLQRQVLNCNSFIPLLVLESGCTDKKTGRVLEYVRIYYRSDCFSCVIP; this is encoded by the coding sequence ATGTCAAATTCAATTGAAATAGCAGATAAGTTAGTTTCTCAGATTCTCTCAGGTAAATATAACCCTCATGATAAACTGCCGTCGGAAAATGAGGCGGCAGATCAATACCAGGTGCCTAGAACTACTGCCCGGAAGGCCTATGAAAGACTCGAAGAATTGGGATATATCTATAAAAAGCAGGGCAAAGGAAGCTATGTCAAAGACAGAAATAAGCAAATCGAGCTTGTTCTATCCGGGGATGTGAGTTTCAGTCAGAAAATGATAGAAAAAGGGTATGATTTTCAATCGGAAACATTATTCTGTCGGGAGATTAATTATATCAAGAAGATTTATAACTATTTAGAAACAGAGCAAGAGGAAAGAGTTTTCAAAATAGGGAGACTGAGGTATATTGAACAACAACCCATTGCACTTCATATTTCCTATGTAGCAAAATCAGTATTTAACGATATCGATGCAGTGGGTATGGAAATTTCGTCTATGTTCAAATACTACAATAGCAAAGGATATACAGAATTTTGTTCAAAACCCAGCATCCTTAGCGTTTCCTTGCCGACTAAGTTGCAACGACAAGTGTTGAATTGTAATTCATTCATACCGCTTTTGGTCTTGGAATCGGGCTGTACGGATAAAAAGACCGGCAGAGTATTGGAGTATGTAAGGATTTATTATAGAAGTGATTGTTTTTCGTGTGTTATACCCTAA
- a CDS encoding phosphatase produces the protein MELLVDLHTHTITSGHAYSTLTENALAASNRGLKLLGMTDHGPSMPGAPDLYHFGNLSIIPDQISGVRILPGVEANITNHEGELDMPLRYLEQLKLILVGLHPICYQGGTSEQNTEAYLKAMENPYTDIMVHPGRPDFEMDLEKIAHASARLNIPLEINNSSLATITEKARARDNCRSIARYMAKYKGPVVLGSDAHFWDRVGEFSEAVELVREVGISDYLILNTSPERVLEYLALRRKQRTDSNQRSIKHTRSIA, from the coding sequence ATGGAATTGCTGGTTGATTTGCATACTCATACTATTACAAGCGGACATGCGTACAGTACGCTGACAGAAAATGCACTTGCGGCTTCAAATAGAGGACTCAAATTATTAGGTATGACAGACCACGGCCCAAGCATGCCGGGTGCTCCTGACCTTTACCATTTTGGCAACCTGTCCATTATTCCTGATCAAATATCCGGAGTAAGGATATTACCAGGTGTTGAAGCTAATATCACGAACCATGAAGGCGAGTTGGATATGCCGTTAAGATATTTGGAGCAGTTGAAGCTCATACTTGTTGGGTTGCATCCGATCTGTTATCAGGGTGGGACCAGCGAACAAAATACTGAAGCGTATCTAAAGGCAATGGAAAATCCTTATACAGATATAATGGTCCATCCTGGAAGACCTGATTTCGAGATGGATCTTGAAAAGATTGCACACGCTTCGGCTCGTTTGAATATTCCGCTCGAAATTAATAATAGTTCACTAGCGACGATTACAGAAAAGGCCAGAGCGCGGGATAATTGCCGTTCTATTGCCCGTTATATGGCAAAGTATAAAGGTCCGGTTGTTTTAGGAAGTGATGCTCATTTTTGGGATCGGGTCGGTGAGTTTAGCGAAGCGGTAGAATTAGTTCGTGAGGTCGGGATTTCTGACTATCTGATTCTTAACACTTCGCCTGAACGGGTTTTGGAGTATTTGGCTTTACGGCGTAAACAACGTACAGATTCCAACCAACGATCGATCAAGCATACGCGAAGCATTGCTTAG
- a CDS encoding MGDG synthase family glycosyltransferase, translated as MKQLRILVFSAGFGNGHFRAAEAVVEGIQLKEPDAEIIHLDFGEFLNKRLNTVAKRLYMEMIKHTPRLWGTFYYKTAKLQPKSIMQRFLNQLGRSDFLKYIQGFEPDLIVCTYPTVSSVLAQLRQERILHVPVITVITDYAVHSHWVHPGVDRYMVACKEVKDSLVSWGIEGQRVRVTGIPVSPKFERKIDRGQIISKFGLNPDLPTFLVMGGVYEGEIVKRICKQLTDSQVPIQSLVVCGKNEKLYQSLEDLSAQARNLIVRFRYIDNVEELMEVSDLIVTKAGGLTVTEALTKHLPLVIFKPIPGQEVENAQFVKRQGAGLVAGSEEELEKLLDCFSNYPKGREQLKKKAAAVLPGRSAERAVEALLQLVPELRIEQKIG; from the coding sequence TTGAAGCAGTTAAGGATTCTTGTATTCTCTGCAGGGTTTGGAAACGGACATTTTCGGGCAGCAGAAGCTGTGGTTGAAGGGATACAGTTAAAGGAGCCTGATGCCGAAATTATCCATTTGGATTTTGGCGAATTTTTGAATAAGCGTTTGAACACCGTAGCTAAGCGTTTATACATGGAGATGATTAAACATACCCCGAGGCTCTGGGGGACGTTTTATTATAAAACAGCCAAGCTGCAGCCTAAGTCTATAATGCAGCGTTTTCTGAATCAGCTGGGCCGCAGTGATTTTCTTAAATATATTCAAGGGTTTGAACCGGATCTTATTGTATGCACTTATCCCACAGTTTCCTCAGTATTAGCGCAGCTTAGGCAGGAACGTATCCTGCACGTTCCTGTGATTACGGTAATCACGGATTATGCAGTTCACAGTCATTGGGTTCATCCAGGGGTTGATCGTTACATGGTGGCTTGTAAGGAAGTAAAGGACAGCTTAGTGTCCTGGGGAATTGAAGGGCAGCGGGTTCGTGTTACGGGGATCCCGGTCAGTCCGAAATTCGAGAGGAAAATAGATCGCGGGCAGATCATTTCCAAATTCGGCTTGAATCCGGATCTGCCAACCTTTTTAGTAATGGGCGGAGTGTACGAGGGGGAAATAGTAAAAAGAATCTGCAAGCAGCTTACAGATTCTCAGGTTCCAATTCAGTCTCTGGTCGTTTGTGGAAAGAATGAAAAGCTTTATCAATCTTTAGAAGATCTAAGTGCACAGGCTCGTAACCTCATCGTACGGTTCAGGTATATTGATAATGTTGAGGAATTAATGGAGGTTTCCGATCTGATTGTCACAAAGGCCGGTGGGTTAACGGTTACTGAAGCATTAACGAAGCACCTGCCTTTGGTAATATTTAAGCCGATTCCAGGCCAGGAAGTAGAAAATGCACAGTTTGTGAAGCGGCAAGGCGCGGGGCTTGTCGCTGGAAGTGAAGAGGAATTGGAAAAGCTTCTGGATTGTTTCTCAAATTATCCGAAGGGTAGAGAACAATTGAAGAAAAAAGCAGCGGCAGTTCTGCCCGGCCGGTCTGCAGAACGAGCCGTAGAGGCTTTGCTGCAATTAGTTCCAGAATTGAGAATAGAGCAAAAAATCGGATAA
- a CDS encoding zinc dependent phospholipase C family protein gives MNERIIGQTLSKMTKLLLASAGPLQCFFDSPGLTHVHCLEQTYVVLKQDGKEDMARLFKSHHSALAKGLFWADRGWKNVNHFYTDPGKQGFIGWPGATGECQYYFNKAFTLFPKNIDKGMFFLGAALHLVQDMCVPHHSQGILFDGHKEFETWATDNWSKFPAASGMYLPLSHPAQWIDHNAKVSAPLYHLVSLEKGCSEESYRRASKVLIPLTISTSAGFLDFAGKRLFDLRFTT, from the coding sequence TTGAATGAAAGGATAATTGGTCAGACACTGTCTAAGATGACTAAGCTGCTTCTTGCTTCGGCAGGCCCACTGCAATGCTTTTTCGATTCCCCGGGTTTAACTCATGTTCATTGCCTGGAACAAACTTACGTTGTTCTGAAGCAAGATGGCAAAGAGGATATGGCAAGATTATTCAAGTCACATCATTCTGCGCTGGCGAAAGGATTATTTTGGGCTGACCGGGGCTGGAAAAATGTCAATCATTTTTATACCGACCCAGGCAAACAAGGTTTTATAGGATGGCCTGGGGCTACCGGTGAGTGTCAGTATTATTTCAATAAGGCTTTCACCCTCTTTCCAAAGAATATCGATAAAGGCATGTTTTTTTTAGGAGCGGCGTTGCATCTGGTACAAGACATGTGTGTACCGCACCATTCTCAGGGAATTCTTTTCGATGGACATAAGGAGTTCGAGACCTGGGCTACTGACAATTGGAGCAAGTTTCCTGCAGCCAGTGGTATGTATTTGCCATTATCTCACCCCGCTCAATGGATAGATCATAATGCCAAAGTCTCCGCTCCGCTCTATCACTTGGTATCACTTGAGAAGGGGTGTTCAGAAGAGAGCTACAGAAGGGCTTCTAAAGTCTTGATTCCTCTGACAATTTCCACTTCAGCCGGATTTTTGGATTTTGCGGGTAAACGGTTATTCGATTTAAGATTTACGACTTGA
- a CDS encoding GGDEF domain-containing protein, with the protein MFKSVDIRQRKLYRLLKEEKTIWVLYLDIVKFSEVEFRYGYRICRQILDEIEKEIHHTIKLQRNLYLFSHYESRGGDDFVVYFVPGKNTDWTITEVIKEWVLPLEERFNQRIKKLVYEKICLRSGLAQCVSEIGRSADYLLYAAVKEAFLLNKAEPDPNFFARREEITHLIEEPDKYLKAAFQPIIETRSGEVFGFEALARIPNSTCFNNIADLFPFAEKIGQLYPVETLCRRQAITSYPPIAQNNEKLFLNINPLVLIDPEFASGHTRKLLNEQGLAPTDVVLEITERSAIEDFSTFRDALEHYRNQGYLIALDDVGAGYSSLQSVAELHPDFLKVDRSLIQGVNADSIKWAMLETFVTFSKRIGCRIIAEGVETIEEMRTVIQLGVDFIQGYFIAKPSFERKSINPAVKEILDPKRRLKSIEKHPILSMVEPLPLFNTHTLVNAVETYFREHPHQWLVGITEDSRLAGVMQRDRLFAALGTRYGNSLYLERTIPILMDKNPLIVEDTTPIEVVSSLAMQRTDAQLYDGIIVANQRKPIGMVSVANLIKTMSERQIQIARGANPLTGLPGNLLIDQEIRQHLERNITFGLIYVDLNKFKYYNDLYGFQQGDAAIKTLSDVLLNVSYSAAEETFVGHIGGDDFIIISTPSDLEKLAINIITRFEQSCEQLPGTGNLSIALAGLIINPHDQLWTPLLVSERAAHIKKEVKAMGGNSFLLR; encoded by the coding sequence ATGTTTAAATCGGTAGATATCAGACAACGAAAGCTATACCGTCTACTGAAGGAAGAGAAAACTATCTGGGTGCTATATCTTGATATTGTTAAATTTAGCGAAGTGGAATTTCGATACGGTTACAGGATCTGCAGACAAATCTTAGACGAAATTGAAAAAGAGATTCATCATACGATTAAGCTGCAGCGTAATCTCTATCTGTTTTCTCATTACGAAAGCAGAGGCGGGGACGACTTTGTTGTTTATTTTGTTCCGGGAAAAAATACGGACTGGACTATTACAGAAGTCATTAAAGAATGGGTTCTCCCTCTGGAAGAACGATTCAATCAGAGGATTAAGAAACTAGTATACGAGAAAATATGCCTGCGTTCCGGGCTTGCTCAATGTGTCAGCGAAATCGGCCGAAGTGCAGATTATCTGCTGTATGCAGCTGTGAAAGAGGCCTTCCTTCTGAACAAAGCAGAACCAGATCCAAATTTCTTTGCTCGCCGTGAAGAAATTACCCACCTCATCGAAGAACCCGACAAGTACCTTAAAGCAGCTTTTCAACCAATCATTGAGACTCGAAGCGGCGAGGTGTTTGGTTTTGAAGCGTTAGCCCGTATACCAAACTCCACTTGTTTCAACAATATTGCTGACCTCTTTCCATTTGCCGAGAAGATAGGACAGCTTTATCCAGTCGAAACACTCTGTCGGCGCCAGGCAATTACATCCTACCCTCCGATTGCCCAAAACAATGAGAAACTCTTCCTTAATATTAACCCCCTGGTCCTCATCGACCCCGAGTTTGCTTCAGGACATACCAGAAAACTACTCAATGAACAAGGACTGGCTCCAACCGATGTTGTGCTGGAAATAACCGAACGAAGTGCCATCGAGGATTTTTCCACATTCCGAGATGCCCTGGAACATTATCGTAATCAAGGTTACCTTATTGCCCTGGATGACGTTGGTGCGGGCTACTCTTCTTTACAGTCTGTAGCCGAACTGCATCCCGACTTTCTGAAAGTGGACCGCTCTCTAATACAAGGTGTAAATGCCGACTCAATCAAATGGGCCATGTTGGAGACATTTGTCACCTTTTCCAAGCGTATAGGCTGCCGGATAATTGCCGAAGGTGTGGAAACTATCGAGGAAATGCGCACAGTGATCCAATTAGGGGTAGATTTCATTCAGGGGTACTTTATAGCAAAACCCTCTTTTGAACGTAAGTCCATTAATCCCGCCGTTAAGGAAATTTTAGATCCGAAACGCCGGCTTAAATCCATAGAGAAACACCCTATTCTTTCTATGGTAGAACCCTTGCCACTCTTCAATACCCATACCCTGGTCAATGCCGTTGAAACTTACTTTCGTGAACATCCCCATCAATGGTTAGTAGGGATCACTGAGGACTCCCGTCTGGCTGGTGTAATGCAGCGCGACAGACTTTTTGCAGCTCTAGGCACGCGCTACGGTAATTCTCTTTATTTAGAACGCACAATTCCAATTTTGATGGATAAAAATCCTCTCATAGTAGAAGACACCACTCCCATAGAAGTGGTGTCTAGTTTAGCTATGCAGCGTACGGATGCTCAGTTGTATGACGGAATTATTGTTGCTAACCAGCGCAAGCCGATTGGTATGGTCTCAGTCGCAAATTTAATCAAAACCATGTCTGAGAGGCAGATCCAGATAGCCCGAGGTGCTAACCCCCTTACCGGGTTGCCTGGCAATCTGCTCATTGATCAGGAAATCCGACAACATTTAGAACGGAATATAACCTTTGGCCTTATTTATGTCGATTTAAACAAATTCAAATATTATAACGACTTATATGGTTTCCAGCAAGGAGATGCAGCCATCAAGACCTTAAGCGATGTTTTGCTGAATGTCTCCTATAGTGCCGCCGAGGAAACCTTTGTTGGGCATATTGGGGGAGACGATTTTATTATAATCTCTACCCCCTCGGACCTTGAAAAATTAGCAATTAACATAATCACCCGGTTTGAACAATCTTGCGAGCAGCTGCCCGGCACCGGGAACCTAAGCATTGCTCTGGCCGGCCTCATTATAAACCCCCATGACCAGCTTTGGACTCCCTTGCTCGTCTCTGAGCGAGCCGCCCATATCAAAAAAGAAGTTAAGGCAATGGGAGGCAACTCATTTTTACTACGCTAG